A genomic window from Synechococcus sp. CBW1107 includes:
- a CDS encoding M23 family metallopeptidase, with amino-acid sequence MATRPVLRPTAPARFQLNPARRLLPLLGALCGAALIHMPPASAVPLIPDSASGAGSEDETWTEAIRQQPGDGPPAAALLAPLPLAPGSPEAPPRPERPATVPAQVAVGDLVLEGQPPGPGEAAARPPEPLHYPLARPASEQDPWGWRYARAGGAWRMHTGVDLVAPEGTAVLAVNGGRVQRVDVISGYGLTVLIDHGGGWSSLYAHLLEASVSAGESLRAGQPLGLVGQSGNASGPHLHLELRQRQPQGLVAVDPTPLLPAPPSAGPIAGDLRP; translated from the coding sequence GTGGCGACACGGCCTGTGCTGCGCCCGACGGCCCCTGCCCGCTTCCAGCTGAACCCGGCGAGGCGGCTGCTCCCCCTGCTGGGCGCACTCTGTGGTGCCGCCCTGATCCACATGCCCCCAGCCAGCGCCGTGCCGCTGATCCCCGACTCGGCCAGCGGCGCGGGCTCTGAAGACGAGACCTGGACTGAGGCCATTCGGCAGCAGCCAGGCGATGGTCCACCGGCGGCGGCCCTGCTGGCGCCGCTTCCTCTGGCCCCCGGGTCTCCTGAGGCGCCCCCCAGGCCCGAGCGGCCGGCAACGGTTCCCGCTCAGGTGGCGGTGGGCGATCTTGTCCTCGAAGGTCAACCGCCGGGGCCTGGCGAGGCTGCCGCCAGGCCGCCAGAGCCGCTGCATTACCCCCTGGCCCGCCCCGCCAGCGAGCAGGACCCCTGGGGCTGGCGTTACGCGAGAGCCGGCGGGGCCTGGCGCATGCACACCGGTGTGGATCTGGTCGCGCCTGAGGGCACCGCCGTGCTGGCCGTGAACGGGGGCCGGGTGCAGCGGGTCGATGTGATTTCGGGCTATGGCCTCACGGTGCTGATCGACCACGGTGGCGGCTGGTCGAGCCTCTATGCCCACCTGCTGGAGGCCAGCGTGAGCGCGGGCGAGAGCCTGCGGGCCGGGCAGCCCCTGGGTCTGGTGGGCCAGAGCGGCAATGCCAGCGGCCCGCACCTGCATCTGGAGCTGCGCCAGCGGCAGCCGCAGGGACTGGTGGCGGTGGACCCCACACCGCTGCTGCCCGCGCCTCCCTCCGCTGGTCCCATCGCCGGTGACCTGCGCCCCTGA
- a CDS encoding transglycosylase SLT domain-containing protein has product MLTAIRQVWPAAHHESAIRLARLESGLSPTARGCAGACLGLFQIHYSANRQLMAAMGIHTPDQLLDPVVNSTVAYRLFRESGWSPWGGQP; this is encoded by the coding sequence GTGCTCACAGCCATCCGCCAGGTGTGGCCCGCTGCGCACCACGAGTCGGCCATCCGGCTGGCGCGCCTGGAGAGCGGCCTCTCCCCCACCGCCCGTGGCTGTGCCGGGGCCTGCCTCGGCCTGTTCCAGATCCACTACTCGGCCAACCGTCAGCTGATGGCCGCGATGGGCATCCACACGCCGGACCAGCTGCTGGATCCGGTCGTCAACAGCACCGTGGCCTATCGCCTGTTCCGCGAATCGGGCTGGAGCCCCTGGGGCGGTCAGCCCTGA
- a CDS encoding DUF952 domain-containing protein has product MPRADRPILYSFRRCPYAIRARLALAAAGVRPGPDLELREVNLKAKPPELLEASAKGTVPVLVLSANGTSAGQSHGAGSVIDQSLAVMRWALERHDPGDLLRRADTSGDAAERALIEALIASNDGPFKHHLDRFKYAGRHPGADPEEHRAAALTILRAWNEQLPQLGERPSLADLALLPFVRQFRLADPEGFEAAAGLTAVQAWLGRFLASPELAAVMAPPWALRAAWRSPRWLYHLALAPEWRAAKCEGIYRRSSRGLSLEDVGFIHASHSHQLEATHQRFYADAADVLLLTIDPGRLAAAGIEVEEEPAPGSGELFPHIRGPLPLETVLAWEPFPA; this is encoded by the coding sequence GTGCCCAGGGCGGATCGGCCGATCCTCTACAGCTTCCGCCGCTGCCCCTATGCGATCCGGGCCCGGCTGGCCCTGGCGGCGGCGGGGGTGCGGCCCGGCCCTGACCTGGAGCTGCGGGAGGTGAACCTGAAGGCCAAGCCCCCCGAACTGCTGGAGGCCTCCGCGAAGGGCACGGTGCCGGTGCTGGTGCTGTCAGCCAATGGCACCTCAGCAGGCCAGAGCCATGGAGCTGGCTCCGTGATCGATCAGAGCCTGGCGGTGATGCGCTGGGCCCTGGAGCGCCACGACCCCGGTGATCTGCTGCGGCGGGCCGACACATCGGGTGACGCGGCCGAGCGGGCGTTGATCGAGGCGCTGATCGCCAGCAACGACGGTCCCTTCAAGCACCATCTCGACCGCTTCAAGTACGCCGGCCGTCACCCGGGCGCCGACCCCGAGGAGCACCGGGCGGCGGCCCTGACGATCCTGCGCGCCTGGAATGAGCAGCTGCCCCAGCTGGGGGAGCGGCCCTCCCTGGCGGATCTGGCGTTGCTGCCGTTTGTGCGCCAGTTCCGCCTGGCGGATCCGGAGGGGTTCGAGGCCGCAGCGGGTCTGACGGCGGTGCAGGCGTGGCTGGGGCGGTTTCTCGCCAGCCCCGAGCTGGCGGCGGTGATGGCCCCGCCCTGGGCACTGCGAGCCGCCTGGCGCTCGCCGCGCTGGCTGTATCACCTGGCCCTGGCACCGGAATGGCGCGCCGCCAAGTGCGAGGGGATCTACCGCCGCTCCAGCCGCGGCCTGAGCCTGGAGGACGTGGGCTTCATCCACGCGAGCCACAGCCATCAGCTCGAGGCCACCCACCAGCGCTTCTATGCCGATGCGGCCGATGTGCTGCTGCTCACGATCGATCCCGGGCGCCTCGCGGCGGCCGGCATTGAGGTGGAGGAGGAGCCGGCCCCCGGCAGCGGCGAGCTCTTCCCCCACATCCGGGGCCCCCTGCCCCTGGAGACGGTGCTGGCCTGGGAGCCGTTCCCCGCATGA
- a CDS encoding cupin domain-containing protein: MADLVMASVVASWSTPEAIEAVAAAFENGSLPRSHWTHQAHLLVALVSLRRWGHDQALVHLRQRIRAYNEATGTPNSDGSGYHETLTRWFLRAVAAHQASHQELPLLESLEQLLSSPLADPAWPLRAYSPERLWSADARHGWLEPDRQPRAVLASAVPPRQRASSYPAPFAARLAGREKRVLGDLFGLSRFGVNQTLLPPGACTALRHAHSLQDEFVYVLQGHPTLISDEGELELAPGMAAGFAAGRGNAHHLVNRGAETVILLEIGDRTPGDQVDYPDDDLQARELDDGWRFSRKDGTPW; the protein is encoded by the coding sequence ATGGCCGATCTGGTGATGGCTTCAGTTGTGGCGTCGTGGTCGACACCTGAGGCCATCGAGGCCGTTGCGGCCGCCTTTGAGAACGGCAGCCTTCCCCGCTCGCACTGGACCCACCAGGCCCACCTGCTGGTGGCGCTGGTGAGCCTGCGCCGGTGGGGCCATGACCAGGCCCTGGTCCATCTGCGCCAGCGGATCCGCGCCTACAACGAGGCCACCGGCACCCCGAACAGCGACGGCTCCGGCTACCACGAGACCCTCACCCGCTGGTTCCTGCGGGCGGTGGCCGCTCACCAGGCGAGCCATCAGGAGCTCCCGCTGTTGGAGTCACTGGAGCAGCTGCTGAGCTCCCCCCTGGCGGATCCCGCCTGGCCCCTGAGGGCCTACTCACCGGAGCGGCTGTGGTCGGCGGACGCCCGCCACGGCTGGCTGGAGCCTGACCGACAGCCCAGGGCCGTGCTGGCGAGCGCGGTGCCGCCGCGCCAGCGGGCCAGCTCCTATCCGGCCCCCTTCGCGGCGCGACTGGCCGGACGGGAGAAGCGGGTCCTGGGTGATCTCTTCGGCCTGAGCCGGTTCGGCGTGAACCAGACCCTGCTGCCCCCGGGAGCCTGCACGGCCCTGCGCCATGCCCACAGCCTCCAGGATGAATTCGTGTATGTGCTGCAGGGGCATCCCACCCTGATCAGCGACGAGGGGGAACTGGAGCTGGCCCCGGGGATGGCGGCAGGCTTCGCGGCGGGCCGGGGGAATGCGCATCACCTGGTGAACCGCGGCGCCGAGACGGTGATCCTGCTGGAGATCGGCGATCGCACCCCCGGCGATCAGGTCGACTATCCCGACGACGACCTGCAGGCCCGGGAGCTGGATGACGGCTGGCGCTTCAGCCGCAAGGATGGGACGCCCTGGTGA
- a CDS encoding rhodanese-related sulfurtransferase: protein MSERIAAFYKFVTFSAAELPPWREELLALAGSQGVKGTVLLAEEGINGTIAGPEDGVSAVLAHLRADPRLADLEAKLSWSERPGFHRLKVRLKAEIVTLGRPEARPGERVGTYVAPSAWDRLIGDPGTLVIDTRNSYEVALGSFEGAIDPGLERFADFPHWVETVLRPLVAEREPQALALFCTGGIRCEKATAHLLEQGFEGVHHLEGGILRYLEQVPEPASQWRGECFVFDQRVAVNHQLEPGEHSLCHGCRRPLSPSDRQLASYEKGVSCRHCVDGLSPERRAQLMERQRQVELAERRGQVHIAQVFTS, encoded by the coding sequence TTGAGCGAGAGGATCGCGGCCTTCTACAAGTTCGTGACCTTCTCCGCCGCCGAGTTGCCGCCCTGGCGCGAGGAGTTGCTGGCGCTGGCCGGGAGCCAGGGGGTGAAGGGCACCGTGCTGCTGGCGGAGGAGGGCATCAACGGCACGATCGCCGGCCCCGAGGACGGGGTGAGCGCGGTGCTCGCTCACCTGCGCGCCGATCCACGCCTGGCGGATCTGGAGGCCAAGCTGAGCTGGAGCGAGCGGCCCGGCTTTCACAGGCTGAAGGTGCGCCTCAAGGCCGAGATCGTGACCCTGGGCCGCCCCGAAGCCCGACCCGGCGAGCGGGTGGGCACCTACGTGGCGCCCTCCGCGTGGGACCGGCTGATCGGCGATCCCGGCACCCTGGTGATCGACACCCGCAACTCCTATGAGGTGGCGCTGGGCAGTTTCGAGGGGGCGATCGATCCGGGCCTGGAGCGCTTCGCTGATTTCCCCCACTGGGTGGAGACGGTGCTGCGCCCCCTGGTGGCGGAGCGCGAACCCCAGGCCCTGGCGCTGTTCTGCACCGGTGGCATCCGCTGCGAGAAGGCCACGGCCCATCTGCTCGAGCAGGGCTTCGAGGGGGTGCATCACCTCGAAGGCGGCATCCTGCGCTATCTGGAGCAGGTGCCGGAGCCGGCCAGCCAATGGCGGGGCGAATGCTTCGTGTTCGATCAGCGGGTGGCCGTGAATCACCAGTTGGAGCCCGGTGAGCACAGCCTGTGCCACGGCTGCCGCAGGCCCCTCTCGCCCAGCGACCGCCAGCTGGCGAGCTACGAGAAGGGCGTGAGCTGCCGCCATTGCGTTGATGGTCTCTCCCCGGAGCGCCGCGCCCAGCTGATGGAACGCCAGCGCCAGGTTGAGCTGGCAGAGCGGCGGGGCCAGGTGCACATCGCCCAGGTCTTCACCAGCTGA